Part of the Brassica oleracea var. oleracea cultivar TO1000 chromosome C8, BOL, whole genome shotgun sequence genome is shown below.
CCAGGCGGAGCAGACCCGAAGGAGGAACAACTGTGGACGTGTTCTGTTAAGAGTTTTTTTGGTATCAAAGAAAGAAAGAAGAAATCAATCGGCGGGAGAGAAGCTAAGCTATGTCGAGGCTATGGGCGAGAGTTGCCGGATTGTTCAGAAGCAAGAGTTTCATCGGAGCAGACAAGACTGGTAACAAGTACTTCTCCAGAATGGAGGAGATCGACGGTTTGGGCGAGTTATTGTTCCTTTCAACCTCGTTTTTTTTTTTTTTTTTTAAATTTTAGGTTTCGTAGGAGCTCTGAAAATGGTTGCGTTTATCATTCATCTATATGTGTGATGATCGTGTAATGAGCACTAGGGGATGTTAATTATTTTGATACCTAAATGAAACTTACACATCTTGTTCATTCGTTTTAGCGTAGTAACATATGTTCTAATGTGGTTTCTTTCTATTTTACAGCGAAGGAGAAGAGATGGGTTGTCTTTAGACGAGAAGAGGACCCAACCTCTGTTCCTGGTATACAATTGGTTTGTTTCACTTCATTACCTGTCTAAGCAAAGCAGTGATATCGACTGGATATGTGGGCAGACATCCATTCATGGTTACATTTTTTTTGTTTGATCAATGTTGTAGTTGAATGGATATGTTGGCTGAATGGTCAGAGAAAACGAGCTCCAACTCCAGAGGTAAGATAGAACTCTTCTTTTTAATTTCTGGTCAGCACAAAGTGTTGTTCTTCACATGCAAGATTCTTACTAGTATCTTGCCTTGATGCTCCAGGAAATGGCTGAACTTGAAGCAAGGCGTGAGCGTGTGAAGCTTAATGTTGCTCGTAGGTGTTTTCCACATTGCTATTACATTTTGCACAACTTATTTATATGTCTCAGCATTCATTTTTTCCTGGCCGCCTGCGTAAATTTTATGATTTTGGGGACTTTGTTTCTGGAAACTAGAGAAGTTCTGAAATGAACAAAGTCCAGTGTTCTTTTTGCGACTCTGTGTAGTAGCAAGTCAAGAAATTCTTGTGCTTTTGTCCATTTAAAGTCGCTTCAAGTTCTACCCAAATGCTTAATGTTTCTCTTTTGCCTTCAAGGTCTCAAGAAAGAAGAGGAGGAGAGGAAAGCCAGAGAAGGCACTGGACGCAAAATCACGAGCATCGGTAATTTACATTTAGTTCCTACATAATTTACTCAAATTTGTTTGTATATTTATGAAATGTACGCTTAATGTTGGCTCTCTCTCTCTCTATATATATATATATATATATATAAAGGTAAAGTTGAGGGTCCAGATTTGACAAGCTTTGTACGCCATTTTCCAGCGGATTCAAAAGGTATTACATTCTCCACTGCTTCCAGTTGACTTAGGGAGTCACCTTAGAGTTCTAAAGACTTAACTTCTTAGGTATCTGTGCTCCTGTTTTATGAAATCTCCTTGTATTGTTTGACAAAGGTTGTTATGGATATGCACTCACACTTCGTTGCATTATATAACTAAATCTGTCTTGATTAAGTGTCTCTGGAATGAAATCCATCTGCGCGATAAGAACTGCTTCTGAGGGATAGCTTAGATATGACAGTTGCTAGTTTTGTGAACCTTTTTTTTTTAGTTTTGTGAACTTGAATGAGAAATACTTGTGCATTGCTTTGTGAAGTCTGTCATTGTCATGAAATTCTGATAGTAAAAGTGTTTCCTATACGTCCATTGTGGTTATGATAGCTTAGATATGACAGTTGTTCATTCAATGTCATTTGTTGATTCTTGGGAGAGGTTTCTACATTTGCTATTTTTCATATATAATAATAAATAATTTGTTTTTCTACCATATACTCGTGGAAGTAAGACTGTCAGATTAAGTTTTTTTTTTTCTGTTTATTTGTTAATGTTTTAAGGTGATAAACCAGAGGAAGCTAGTGAAGAAGCAGATCAATCAAGGTGAATCAACCATGACTCATTGTGTCTCTGCGCAAATTATTTCTTGTGTTAAATCCTCTTTTCATTTTTTACGGAAGCAAAACACAAGTTCGATCATAGGACCACCATAACCATAATGTTCTCCATATTGCTTTTACAGGGTCAAGGAACATGAACCAGAGATTGTTACTGCAGAACCACCCGAACCAAAGTAAGTCTACCTTTTAAAACCTAACTGAAACAAGCGATGGATTTGAAGGTTGAAATGGATAAGGGATAATGACTACAGTTGGCAAAGTAGCCTCTCTAAATTCTAAAAGTAACTATGGCTTAGTTAATCTTTAGTTTTATAATAACGTGAGAGGGTTTGGGAAAGGGGTTATCGAGTGTTTGAGTGAGATTAGTGAGGAGAGGATGTGAGATATCTCTAGGATCTAATCAGTTCCTCTCTAATTCATTGCTACAATCAATATATCCACCTTCTTCTTTATTGATCTCTGAGTTTACTGACCTTTGACAAGCTGCTCGTAACAGTAACCTACACATTTGAAACATTCTTTCTGATTTTTACAAACCTCTAGTAAGAATTTGTTCTCTATGAACATGAACTAATGCTTAATGTCTTGTGTTTGGTACGCTTGATCGCAAACTAATAGTGATTATGAATAATGCAGGACAACAGAGCCATCAGGGTCTGGATCATCATTTAAGCCCGGAACCTGGCAGCCACCATCCTAAACACATCTCATGTTCCCCCGTAGATAACAACCAACATGGTTGTTTTGTCCAGTCATCTGTTTGTTGTGTAGTCTATCGGTTTGAATCTTACATATGATTCAGAGAGAGCTTGTGAGGACCCTAAAATGTGTGGCCTTTCACGTTGTTATTGAGGACTTAGAAGAGTCAAAAATGAGAAGCCAGTCTCCTATGATTTGTTTTGTTTGGGGGGGATAGTCTGACTTGTCTCTTGGCATTGTGCTTGAGACTTAAATTGCATTTGTCCTTAATAGCTTAAGAAGAGCCTATCATTCACCCTACCTCTTCCTCGTTGACTTTTATTTATTATTATGACATAAAAACGATTTTTATTTCCTAGGCAAATGAACATCATCATGATTCATGATTGAATAAAAAGTATTTATTTTCATGTCATATGTTACAGTTTTACTATTCAGAGGAGAAATCCTAGTTGGTTTCGACCAGTTTCATACACCAATTATACAAATTTCTGGAAAAAGAAATATTCTTTCAGCTTTGGACGAAAAGCCAAATTATTCGAATGTTCTCACGTTGGTCTTTAGCTGTAACCTTTTGAAATAATAACTCTTTATATAATTTGCAAGAATAAATATTTTATTGCACATCTCAAAAAAACGCATACATATATTGCAATCGTAGTTATTTTGGGTAGTCAAAGGTCCAAAAAGGAATCGTAGCCGCCCGTTCTCCTGTAGAGAATTCATCCAACGGTTAAACGAGACACCCTTGACGTGGCCATGGCATTGTATATTTAGTGAGTGTGTCTAAGACAGGCTTCTCTCTATCTCTCTCTCTCCTTCGTTCCTTCCACGATCTTCTTCATTCTTCCTATAAACGTCCTTGATCCTTCTTTCTCTCTAGAGTACTGTTTTGATCTTCAGCCATGTATCGACGCGCCACTTCCGGCGTTCGTTCTGCCTCCACTTCTCTAGCAAGGCTTTCTTCCTCTTCCCTCTCAAAGGTCGCCTCGGCTCCATCAGCGTCGGTTCTAAACCAGACGAGTCGATCTAGGAGCTTCTCGTCGGCTCTACGCTCGTACCGTGTGTGCTCTGCTTCTACGAGGTGGAGCCATGGTGGGAGCTGGCGATCTCCTGCTAGCCTTCGTGCTCAAGCTAGGGTTTCCGCTCCGGTGATGGAGAGATTGGAGCGTAGATACGCTTCCATGGGTATGTCTTGTTTGCTTTCCTTTTTTTATTGGAATAGTTGCTCTTAATAACTTGTATCAAAACAAAAACAAAAAACTTGTATCACAAGAAACCTTAATTACCACACATCTGCTTAGATCGATTTGATTTTACGTTAGGCATACGCTATCATCAGACATCAGCTTATCTCTGGATCCCCTAGATTATGAACGTTTCTTCCAGATGTAGGCGGACCGATCCTAGACATAGCCAAAATAAACATTGGTCTAAACCCTGTTTTTAACAGTCAATATATTATCTCTAAATTGTTAAAACAAAATTTTATTAACTCTCTTTTTTATTTATAAAATGGAATTTATTTAGATCATGGACAAGCAAAGCCATGTGGTATGACTTATATGAGTCATTTGAATTGTGGTTATAAATTTTCTAATACCTTTGATTTGAATAAAACACAGCTTCTCAGCATACATACAAGGATATCTTGACAAGTCTTCCAAAGCCTGGTGGTGGAGAGTATGGAAAGTACTACTCCTTACCAGCTTTAAACGATCCAAGAATTGGTATGGTTCCTCCACAACTACTACTATATGTTCTGTTGTAATGAATTTCTGGTGAATGTAACACTTTTTTTTTTTGTGATATATACTGTAGATAAGCTGCCATACTCTGTAAGGATACTATTGGAATCAGCAATTCGTAACTGTGACAACTATCAAGTCACAAAGGATGACGTTGAGAAAATCCTTGACTGGGAGAATACATCTACTAAGCAAGTTGAAATCGCTTTCAAACCAGCCCGTGTTATCTTACAGGTGTGCAGCACTATACTAACTTAAATTTTCTTGAATTACGTAGTTAACAGTCTCTTTTCTTTCTTGCCTAGGACTTTACTGGAGTACCAGCTCTAGTTGATCTTGCTTCTATGAGGGATGCAGTGAAGAATCTTGGTAGTGATCCTAACAAGATTAACCCCTTGGTTAGTGAATTTGTCTTTTCGCGTTGGGATTGTAATATATATTTTATCTAGCACTTCTCATAATTTTCCTGCCCTTATCTAGGTTCCTGTTGATCTTGTCGTTGATCACTCAGTCCAAGTTGACTTTGCAAGGTCAGAAGATGCTGCACAGAAAAACATGGAGCTTGAATTTAAGAGGAACAAAGAAAGATTTGCCTTCCTTAAGTGGGGTTCAACAGCCTTCCAAAACATGCTGGTTGTTCCTCCTGGTTCTGGTATTGTCCATCAGGTACTATATAAGAAATTAGATACGTCTGAATAATTTTTTTATAAATTCGATCATCTTTTTCGTCTATTTCCTTAACGATTTTATAAGTGTTTTCTAGCTCTATATTATTATTTCCAATCGATTTTGTTTCCTGATTTTCAATCAGTATTTTCGCAGTCTTACACATACTAATCTAAAAATGTACAATTGTGATGACAATATGTTCTGCTCTGGCTGAAAATTTCAATAGGTTTTGTGGAACATAAGTATGATTAGAGTATCAGTCTTTTTAATCT
Proteins encoded:
- the LOC106310183 gene encoding uncharacterized protein LOC106310183 — translated: MSRLWARVAGLFRSKSFIGADKTGNKYFSRMEEIDGLAKEKRWVVFRREEDPTSVPVEWICWLNGQRKRAPTPEEMAELEARRERVKLNVARLKKEEEERKAREGTGRKITSIGKVEGPDLTSFVRHFPADSKGDKPEEASEEADQSRVKEHEPEIVTAEPPEPKTTEPSGSGSSFKPGTWQPPS